CCGGCGGCCGGATTCCGGACACTTGGCGGGGGAGCAAAAGCGGCTTTGCCCGCCTGGTGGTGTATAATGCGCGGGCCCCACCGGGGGTTTCTTTATCCGCAACCGCAACCGCAAAGGCCACGTGTTCGCATCCCCGGACGTGGACACGTAACGCCCCCGCGCCCGGCCGGTATAAAACGGGGCGGGGGATGGCCGGGAGCCCGGAGGAGAGCGCCGGCTGGGTGATCGGAGAAGAACGGCGGCTTTGGTAGGATCGCTCGATCGGTCGACATGGACAGGCCAGATCGCCACCAGCTCTTCATGCCGCTGccggtgcagcagcagcagctgtgcGCGCCCATGATGATGGACGAGCAGGCGTCGTTCTTGGCggggagggccgccgccggcggaggcggcgggggacgaggtggaggtggagcggcggggaggggcgggGAGAGGAAGCGGCGGTTCACGGAGGAGCAGATACGGTCGCTGGAGTCCATGTTCCACGCGCACCACGCCAAGCTGGAGCCCCGGGAGAAGGCGGAGCTGGCGCGGGAGCTGGGCCTGCAGCCGCGGCAGGTGGCCATCTGGTTCCAGAACAAGCGCGCCCGGTGGCGCTCCAAGCAGCTCGAGCACGACTACGCCGCGCTCCGCGACAAGTTCGACGCCCTCCACGCCCGCGTCGAGTCCCTCAAGCAGGAGAAGCTCGCCCTCACCGCACAGGTAACCGAGCATGATCATCTCTCGATCTCTGGTACCCCTCCTCAACCATGAACGATCACGGTTGCTAACTTCGGTTTGATTCTTCGATGTTGTGCTTGAGCAGTTGCAAGAGCTAAGCGAGAGGCTGCGGGTGCGGGAGGACCACCGCGCCGCCAGTGGCAGCGTCGACGTCGCGGCGACggctagcagcagcagctgcaacggcggcggcggggaggcggaggaCGACAAGAGGAATGTCGTCCTCCGGTGCGTCGACATGGAGCCGCCCGAGAGCTGCGTGCTCGGCGGGGCGTGCGCGACGCCGGCGGACGTCTCGGTGGAGGAGTCCGAGTGCgacgaccaccaccaccggTACCGCCTCGACTACGACGACGGGTTCCCGGAGTCCTTCTGCGCGACGCCGGAGCTGTGGGAGCCCTGGCCGCTCCTGGAGTGGAATGCGGTCGCCTGAAACGGTGGAAGCCCAAGCTAGTACATAGGCTTGCGTGTGTAAGATACGTGCATGCTGGAGCCATGGCGCTCTCAGATGGAACCGGCCGGAGGAGAACGGCACGGGAGCCGGGCTGTGCTAATGACGAGTGGGCCCCGGCGTCAGGCCGGGAGTGAGAAGGCGTAACGTTCAAGCGATGGAACCTCGGAGACGATCAGCCAATGGGATTAGTGCTTTCGATCTGCAAAGGTTATTGGAATTCATTAGAGGCGCTCATTGTCATTGGTAGGTCGACTGCTAGAGTTGCACTAGAATGCAGCTTTGCTGTTTCCCTTTGGAATTCAAAGTTAGATAATATAATAATCGAAGCATATATGCTCGCTTGATAAATACTATATTTATAGTGTTCGCGTGTACGTATATGCTTGCGTGCAAAGAGTTAACCTTGTGATTTTGGAGCTAGGATTCTCCAAATTCGTCATGGTCACAGTTGATTGGGCATTTCAGTGGTTGGATTTGTTAAGTAACTCCTAAAAAATGACATTCATATATGACATCCCAACCAAAATTTTCTTTAATTTAGTTCTCCATATACTTTGGTGACTCCTTCCAACAGATTACTACTCCCTTTCAAGTATAATGGAGTCCATATCATTTATAGATTTTTCAATATTTTCCCTATCATTTTCTTTATTACTAACAACTTGACCTTTGGCTTCTGAGAATTGGTCCATAAATAAAACAGGAGAGGCAgctgtaacaaaaaaaaaagaacataatCTCGGTTTCTGACTTATCTCGCAAACATAGATTTTCGATCAAGTATAATGTTACTGGTTGCATATTGTCCATCTTTTAAAACTTCATGTCTTGCTGACATTTAACATAAAAAAAGGGAATTAAACATGTTAATACTTTAATTGTGGATCAATCGACACCACGACGCCCACAGTCCTATCTTCGAAACGTAATACACCAATACTGTAACTTGTTCTGTGACAGGTCTACACTGTACCATGCTGTTTCGAGACGAGTATACACTGTACACAGCGACACAGACAGCCAAATAGGCCTAGCCTAACCCACATCTAATTCTACCCAAGTCTGCATAACGTTCCGTTCCATGTTCAGAGTAAACACTGTACGTGCAACAGCCCACAGTAGACATCCCCCCTCTGAGCAGGAGAAATTCAGCACCGGGTGAACACCCTGACCCGAAGACGCCCGTGACGAGACGGACACACACGTCGACgaggaaaaaagaaaacgtCCCTGTTCCACTTCCATCCTTCCTTCCACGCCCACAGCTCCTACTCCTTCCGCCCTGTCGGCGTCGGCTCGTCGCTGCCCCGCCCACAGTAGACGACGAACACGTCCCGAGACCTCTGGCCTCCGGAGCCTAGCCACGGCGAAACATTCGGCTCGTGCGGtgcgcgcggcgccgcccggccggcgtTCCCGTCCGCGTCCAGTTTCTGTGCAGGGGCGAAAGATCAGGAGAGGGAACAGGAGGCAGGAGAAACTTCTGGACCCGTGCGGCCACGGGCCCATGCGCTGGCCCCGGCGGGGCGAAATGGGTGGCCGAAAGGTGTCCTCCCGGACAGTGTCACGACGGCGACGCACAATTATATTATGCTGCGAGGCAAGCCAGAGGGCGAGAGGGATTCTTGAGAGGATTCTCCCGTCTCATCGGCGGATGGATCCGCCCGAGATGGAGCATAGATTTTCTTTCATTTCGGGGAGGAAATGGCGTGGTGCTCTGCCACCAGATAGGGCGCCATCGGCCTATCCGGCTAAGGCCAATGGCTATGGTTTGTTCAGTCGCCTATGGCGAGACCGGACCGGAGCGGCCGCGGATCGGAACAAATCGTGGGGATTAATTCGGGATTGGGACTAGTCAGGGGCGTTGTTGCTGGCCTGGAGTGTGCTGCCCTGTGGGTGGCTGGATCGGCGTTCTGCTTCGTATCGGTATGGCAAATCATGGGGTCAGAGCCGGATACCGACGTTCATTAGTAGAAATGGCTGGTATGTCTGATCCGGATTAGTGCCTGTTCAGACATCGCAATTAACGCAGCGATCTCATCATTAATAGTTGCCGCTTGCATTCTGGTGTTTGGATTGGCTGAGAGTTTTCTCAGGCATGCGATGTCTAGAGCAGAGCACCATGGAGGACGAACAGAtcatttggttcaaattaactGACAGAACACATTCGTGAGTACTGTCAATCTCTGACAAATGTTTGCTGTAATTCGTGAGTAACAGTATGCACTAGactgctatcttttctttttgaagGCAATGGACTGGATCATGTGCTGTGTCTGAAAGACTGAAATAATGGGGCAGTATTCAACCGTGGGGAAAGCAACGGCTAGGTTTAGCGCATTTTATTCCGATGTTTTTAGTATGGCTGGCCTCGTCAAGAATTTGTACGAGTAGCAGGCTACCACAAACCTGTCGCTAATCCTCCCCCTGTGCGGCCAATTCGAACAAGACAGATCGTGCACGCTGATTTGATGCTATTGGAGGGGGAGCATTGTCCTCCACATCCGTCCCTGCTCGATCAGTGACCCCGCGATTCACCAAATCAAAGCCGCTTTGGCGCCTGACAGCGACGAGCTCAGAGAAGACAAAGCAGTCCGAGTCACCGTGACCCGAGAGAACATTGAGACCTCAGTACCTCACCTCACCTTACTCCTAGTACCACTTTGATACTCGAGTGCCTCGGCTCGTGCAACCTTCTAGAAACGCAGGGAAAAGGCGTAACGGAAAGCCGGGCCCTCCTCCTGCGGAGCTAACCGCCCCGGACGCCACTTCCCGGTGACGTGGGTGGTGGCCAATGAATTGGGTGTTTGGTCAGGATCTtaaaatttttttcacaaaaagacgaatgtatgcatgaagtactaaatgaagtttatttgcgaaataTTTTCACAgataggtgtaacttttcgagatgaatctaatgagtcaagttccaccatgattggtgacagtgatgctacagtaaccgcatctaatcattctctaatcatgTGGTCAAAAGCCTTATTAGCTATAACACATGCTATAGTACCATAATTGTGGAGtttgttttataattagattttatttaatacttctaattagtgatcaaatagGAATGAAAACTTTTTTACCACTAAACAAGACCTTGGCTGCCGCGCGTGCTTTGGGATCCGCGGCAGCATCCGGCCACAGTGCCCCCCGTACCGTTGCCAGTCCTGTTCCCGATGCGTTCTGCCCTAAGCCAGCGTGATGGTAGGCTCTTGTGCCGGCTGCCGCGTGGACGGTCGCGGCGGTTTGCTTCGCCGGAGAGGCCACTGCCGGACGGTGGCGACCGCGGGTCAGTGCGCCATGGATACCATCGGAAATCTTCAGGAATCTCTCCCGCTGTGTCAGCAGCGCCGGTGCTTTCGCCGACGCACGGGAACCCGGCCAGGAGCGCGCGCCCGCCCCACGCGCGCACTCGTCTGATTGCATCCGTCCATCAACGAGCGGCGCGTGAGGTGTCTCGCCGGCACGCGGCGCCCGACAGGGACCGGACGAAGGCAAAGCTCCGCGGCGCGCCATGACGCGACGCGGCGCGTGATGAGTTTGCGTTGAAGCGCACAGGGCAGGCGGGGGCACGTCAGGCTCGCCTGACGGCGAAggagcgcgcggccgcggccgcgccgccacctgccCCGGCTGCCACCGGGACGGCGCGAGCGCGCGGCTCACCTCGGACCCGTCGACGTGTTCGCGCAGCCTGACAGGACGTCCCGATAGAGTTGGCACCTCCGACTGTGACCGGTCGCCGGCGCGTCGGAGGTGGCAGGCCACTGCCACCTAGCCCGATCCGGATGAACCTGTCGCCCGCTCAGTCGGCGTCCTAGCCGGTCTAAACCTCCTTTCGAACTGGCCGGCGAggacggcgcacggcggcggcccgaggTAGTAGTGGTAGAGCTTTAGCGCCGAAAAGAAGAGGCCGGTTTGGTAAGTGTCAGTTCTACGTaagcgcgacggcgagcacagacggGCCGCCCGAGCGAGGCCATTGCTTCGTTTGCCGAGTCCGAGGTGCCGTGGGGGCACGAGCGGGCGCGGGGAGTCGTTGTCTAATCCGGCTGATTGGCTGGTTGACCAAAACTTTTAGTACTCGGTAGAGGTTGAGCGCCACAAGTAATAGTGTACGTGGAAGATCAGCCGATGATTCGTAAGGATGATGACTGCGTATTCGTACGTTGTTAGTGGCAGTCGATGGAGAACAAAGGTGGTCTTAGTGGCATAAACAAGATAAGCCCCAGTTGAGACTGATCTGGCTCCTTGTCTAGTGAGACTGATCTGagtctcttctctctctctttttttttttgaaacgaagcCTGACTCTCTTCTCTTAATGCTGCTGAGTGCAATAAGCAGGAGTCCAGCTCAAGTCCCTCTTTTGAGAAGAGCCATAAGGTTTATCTGGGCCCTTACCTTTGAGAAACCGTGTGACATAGCCATCCACGCCTTTTTCAGCCCATTATTATGGTGATGTTTAAGTGGCCCAAATTTCTGCCACGGCCGCCCGCCTCACTAATTGCGGCCCACAAACATGGAAACAGTGGAGTGGGCTGCTGTCTTCCCGGGCCACCTCGTCGCCACTTTCTCCTCGCTCCTCGTTCACCTTCGCCGGCACCATCACCTGCTGCCTCCGCGCTCGTTCCATCTGCAGAGTGGAGGGTCCACAAATCTTCTGTCGTCGTGGTACCCCTATGCGCCGTGGAAAGGGAGATCTGAGAACAACCGAACGCTCGGAGAGCGAGACGTGTGGGAGAAGCCCTACGCGGGCCCTCAAAACGCCGTATGCTCCTTGCTCGTCGGGTCCGCTGTACCGCCCCCATATTTGCCGGGGTCACCAAGTCCAATTTGGCCACGGCACCGCCGAACGACGTGCGCGTTCCACGTGTCCCGCGTTGTCGCCGATGCCGCCACGACGACGCCGTGCGGCGACGGCCAAccgcgcctcgcctcctccctcgcccgTTTCCTCCCCTTTGGCCCGTGCAGCAGACGTGCCCGACCCCCTCTCcactcctttccctttctctagAGCCGAGCCGAGTTTTTCCCTGCGCCAATAAGCTCGCGTCGCGCCCATGGCACCGCCGCTCACGGCCTCCACGCCGAGCTCCCACTTCCACCCTCCCTCGGCTCCAATCGACCTCGGAAACGGTTTCATCTCGTTCCAGTGGAGCTCCCAGGCCCGGCCGCCCCTCCAtattgtgacacctcaggtgtcagtacatttaaatacaatcaatgtaccttagttaaagttaaaagaaaaatttgggaaaataattcaagagaagggttcaaataaaagaccaactattgcataagaaatgaaaggagaaagaaaaagggtgaaaagctactcaaaagttaatgcaaaaatatgcataaaattttagttggctcatgggaggtgtcgtggtgctgcaaaccacggccgggtggcggaaggcacccgccctagcccagagggtgtgtactcagggggtagctagtcttagatcgatctcactcaagaacacgaggaacacaacaggatttagagtggttcgggccgccggagcgtaataccctacgtccactgtgtgttgtattgccttcccacgagagtgaaaaggtgcgagagcttgagtctggattgtccgtgttctagcgggcgtgctctcccttttatatgtccaaggggagcacgtacactgagcggggccccgacatgtggactcggcgatgtattataaactacattttggccttcaatgcctcagatccggagatcttgtcgtcggcttctgtgcgtagcttctgaccagggatggtcttgagctgtcctgtcagagtagagtctagcccctgcagccgcgcgtcgaggtcatgatgaagcgccgaactactgactcagtccactgtagcagtgtgcactgttgctccagtcagtagctggtcatcatgactcgtcgcgtatgcgcacggcgctgagtctttaatgcttgtcttggtaaatGACGAGCCGCGTCGGTAATTGGCGATccatagtgtggactgacaaaagctgccccgtgcccagcggcagcagagcctgcctcaaccactcgcacttaatgcgggtgggtgagggagcttccagcggaaggcttgcgcccgcgcccgcgtctgcgcgacacgtggcggctccggacccctcccgagtagctagctgagccgagagctcacggggggtccggatggcacgtggaggtcccggacccacctgcgggagtccggatggcacgtggaggtcccggacccacctgcggggatctgggtccgcggccacaggtgctgagcatttccacctctgggacacgtggtgacaccggacccgtccccgaacgggaagcgggtccgggaccgttggtccggtgagatggagtcggaacccaggagtccggctgctcagctccttagggcgtagttacggataactacgcgagtcttggcacagtaggagtgggtaccccagttgtagggtaccgacaggaggtgtttcaattgacatgtgctcaattgaacttcagccaaaatcaattcaaaaactgaataaaactgaagtccttttgtgcaaatatgcaaatataccaatagttcaaaatgtgagtatcaaatgaaaatttgcataacacaaaagttgtagatcttgaaaagttatgcaaaagtggtattcaacacttttccatttgagccctccaaataggagataattttattttaccgagaggtccctggaaatttcagaaatcgcaaaagagccccatctccatctctctcccggctggctctgtttcgcccgccgcccgccgtacgccgccggtggacttcgtccaccgcgtgcccgcggccaaatggacccagggagtctctcagcgccacctggcccgccccttggcatctcctcgcgcgcacacgcgtcccaggccgctccccgtgccgccacgacaccccccgccatgcgccgcgccgctgccgctccgcccgctcgccgtcgtgcgcccctgacccaaatcgacctcccccagTCGCTGCACCCCTCGCCCAGGAGCTCtatggcctataaagacccccagcacccctcagtcgcgccccttctccctcttcttcttcctcccgccgctccgccatggccgccgagatccagctcgcgcgggccggctagcccagccccacattgccccctccgaccaccgcagaagcttctccacctcctagttacgctccacgcgcgcggaatcgaacccaaaccccctcccgacggccgacgccgttcccctcttgcgccgccgccggcgagctcgggctcaccgcggaccggccagctccgaaggagaccgagcccgacagctaccccagaagcatccacgagctcacgcggtgctcgtgcgcgccttgttcccctaccccgagccctccttcacctccagcgccggcgaaccgaacaaccgacccgccatcaacgccgccgagctcgaaaccgtgcaccaaacgctcgaacgtcgaccagggtaggtgttcctcgatcctttctctctcacgcgcctccccgtggcagccccggtaagccctgcaccgcagaacaccaccggcaagatgccacggcggagaaggccggcgaaggacccggttgtaatttgtttttttcgtttaagggtgtttctgcaagttttttagtgtataccagtgaactcctaaaatgcgaaacaaatcacagaaaaatcggaaaaatgcaaactcaactgatctggattccttgtaacaagatctacaaattttgtaacattcacatttgcagaaactcaaccgaatttaatctagggaaaagaataagaaaaccaccttatgcatgttcatgaagttctacccatcaaatgaccttgatttttggatatgttgtcattaagggaattttaagatcacagtaaaaagatggcacccaaccaaagcAGTATCGTATGgcaacaatcaagattctctaatctgttgttagttTTTTCGATTTAATTCAGGAAAATatacacatgaacttgctctgaaaattttactacaggcttgtgccactgaatccctgctaatttctaaatttcaaatttattagagttcatgtgatatataccatgatttatcctggtttaatcaacttaattcgtcatatatagttcttatgctcagaaaaatctatatttatttctggagtctctttttagctctgtgttcctgtctaaaaattttgagctgcagttactgagttttgctttgttgaataatcatgcttagcatcttagggctagatttactatttttgttctgagtaatctacaatgtttctgatcattatttttgggcacgATCTTGTCTAGAGTATTCtctacctgtaataaaaagttcataagcAATActagttaaatgcaccttgagaaatttatgcaaactcatgctaagttcactgaataactaatttatcatagtgagttaaatcttgaaaaattttctggagtattctTAACTCATGGCTAGTCTCTGataaaaatttgagagccatacccctagtaaaactctctgtagaattaatcttatttaaaagcttgctgtttttgttctttttattacctcagttacataagtgaataaaatctggaaaaatttcagtgctgagtagatgctatgaagttgctctcgtaaaatttgtagcaccagaacccatattaagcgttctgtacaaaaagatgaagtaactagagtgatctacttgcatgaatagttatagtttttttttgctttatggttaaatgctgaaatctataccataagtaCTTAGTTTGAATCTGGGTTACTTTGGTGTTTCCTCACTAGCTCATTAGTGAATTTGGGTTGTtacgaaataatgaaagcatgctatgtgttgaaattgaaaaatgaaaactaaaacccccactcattcatgaataaacgtagttatgtttactactctataaacgattgcccatgcaatgaaatgtgaaatcatcactaaattaactttcgttgGACTATAAccttatcgtgaaggaaagaaattatatccatgaataactcataatcttgcattgcatatataaacggttaacctcgcggacggagactacgaactggtgcccgcggactctcatgcggagcaggaggcctctttgaactgtactaacttgtctcaagacctgggccaagccccagaggcttttctgcctgacagtgcccaagaaggcaagccccggagcataatcccactatttttccgaattatcattctgctatctagttattaatgtatggtaatagttggttttctgcatttaagttctctaggcgttgatcgaaaaccctagatgcatgatccataggaacctatgtttgataccggatctttttatcgactagttgccatgctaaataggtacggtagaagtcgagtggtttcctgcctctcgcgagcaaataggaattgtactgactttaattcctgttgaaatgtaaggacaacgggcggggttgtgtagttgtgataccccgctggtgtagtaaaaaatggctaaggtcgcggtgtgtggctcatttcgttaagcgtttggaagtactagccacataccgagaaatatggtaatcggtaagcttaagtacctgattggaccggcgagtggaacgatctcgcaccctcctggtagaagtagggttatttttatgttgcgacgtacgggtgcagagtggtcggactctgtagttggggagggtgttccggatccacggactggaaagaaaggggaaaagtagcgtgggcgggagcgaagtcgatccccatgcgtgtggtctaggttcccctggccagatTGAaactcgattcggaatcgtccgcctctcacggcatgagattgcttaatgttttcggtcacacagagtaacaagtggaacatgatgatgataatactgctggttgattaaatagttgctctaccatgtttgtgaagagttagatgcaaacttagaatggttaatccaactggaagatggctaaataaaatctgaaaataaggatcaacatttagtggcatttttggcaaaacaaaccccaccaaccaaaaagccttgcatgtctagttatcggactatgatatatccggagacgggtcagtcttgctgagtattagtatactcagccttgcttgtggcactatttttcaggtactaactttgaagatctgttgcgagtcttacttggccgtgtatcttgcctccgggttggtctgttgagtgggatggccccttcagccggtgctgaccaccctcccgctgagtgacgctttcgtacgggctttatcgatgcgtcacgtatttcgctagttatctgttaatgcttccgctgaacaatgagacttgaataatttgagtagatggaactctgtagtactttactaatctgaacatggtttgtaataaatttcctttccgctgcaatcactctgagatgtaagaaatgttctatgttgtaatctctgggctcaccttcgtgtgagtgttgtctgctgatcctggaatagcgtggcttttatcgaggcttcactcgaggaactaccggtgagtgccaatttgggtcagagttacttagcaacaaagatcagtgcacccgggcccagtagttttgggtggt
This sequence is a window from Panicum virgatum strain AP13 chromosome 7K, P.virgatum_v5, whole genome shotgun sequence. Protein-coding genes within it:
- the LOC120641391 gene encoding homeobox-leucine zipper protein HOX22-like, whose protein sequence is MDRPDRHQLFMPLPVQQQQLCAPMMMDEQASFLAGRAAAGGGGGGRGGGGAAGRGGERKRRFTEEQIRSLESMFHAHHAKLEPREKAELARELGLQPRQVAIWFQNKRARWRSKQLEHDYAALRDKFDALHARVESLKQEKLALTAQLQELSERLRVREDHRAASGSVDVAATASSSSCNGGGGEAEDDKRNVVLRCVDMEPPESCVLGGACATPADVSVEESECDDHHHRYRLDYDDGFPESFCATPELWEPWPLLEWNAVA